One Kitasatospora sp. NBC_01287 DNA window includes the following coding sequences:
- a CDS encoding response regulator transcription factor produces the protein MDTSESRDRQSIRVFLLDDHEVVRRGVRDLLEAEPDIEVVGEAGTCAQALARVPALRPQVAVLDVRLPDGDGVSACRELRSRMPELACLMLTSFDDDEALLDAIMAGAAGYVLKDVKGADLVTAVRTVAAGQSMLDPATTTHLMASLRHHDEPDTGPGLADLTPRELEVLALIGKGETNRQIGRELYLAEKTVKNHISRILAKLGVERRIQAAVIATRLERPAPGAGGSHGTWRPHSSP, from the coding sequence ATGGACACGAGCGAAAGCCGCGATCGGCAGTCCATCCGCGTGTTCCTGCTCGATGACCACGAGGTGGTCCGGCGCGGGGTTCGGGATCTGCTGGAGGCCGAGCCGGACATCGAGGTGGTCGGCGAGGCCGGAACCTGTGCGCAGGCGCTCGCCCGTGTGCCCGCGCTGCGCCCCCAGGTCGCTGTGCTGGACGTCCGACTGCCCGACGGCGACGGGGTGAGCGCCTGCCGGGAGCTGCGCTCCCGGATGCCGGAACTGGCCTGCCTGATGCTCACCTCGTTCGATGACGACGAAGCGCTGTTGGACGCGATCATGGCCGGCGCCGCGGGGTACGTCCTCAAGGATGTCAAGGGCGCCGACCTGGTCACCGCGGTGCGCACCGTCGCCGCCGGCCAGTCCATGCTCGACCCGGCCACCACCACCCACCTCATGGCGAGCCTGCGCCACCACGACGAACCCGACACCGGTCCCGGCCTGGCCGACCTCACCCCCAGGGAGCTGGAGGTGCTGGCCCTGATCGGCAAGGGCGAGACCAACCGCCAGATCGGCCGGGAACTCTACCTGGCCGAGAAGACCGTGAAGAACCACATCTCGCGGATCCTCGCCAAACTGGGCGTCGAACGCCGGATCCAGGCCGCCGTCATCGCCACCAGGCTCGAGCGGCCGGCCCCCGGGGCCGGCGGCTCCCACGGGACGTGGCGCCCTCACAGTTCACCCTGA
- a CDS encoding GAF domain-containing protein, which produces MDRPSEADSSPVPQLQLDDLLDELQARLDMARGTRDRVHGLLEAVLSVGRELELGQVLQHIAEAAIELVDAEYGALGVIGEDQWLSQSIPVGLSDEQIRRIGPLPAGHGLLGELIHRPEPLRLAELSEHPSSYGFPAHHPPMHSFLGVPIRVREKVFGNLYLTEKRGGGDFDAEDESVLATLAVAAGVAIDNARLYAQAQLRERWLLATGELTNSLMSGHSQEEVLELLVARAGDIAGADLTVVALPLPGSDELEVQVAVGTEAQAHRGLVLPLEGSFVGAAVRSGGLVTSVDVGKDPRITAGPPRWEGLGPAVAVPIGTAGGGVRGVLMLARAAGRPVFEAEECAPLPSFAGQAAVAMELAERRRDSEQVALLEERDRIARDLHDQAIQRLFATGMTLQGAARLIEHPEAVERVLRAIDDLDDTVKTIRSTIFGLRARQSGPAGIGLRADMVAAVQRAAASLGFAPALRMQGLIDLRVSPALAEEVLAVLGEALSNVARHARARSAEVVLAVNGELALTVTDDGVGLPEGGRRSGLDNLAERAARLGGVFQAVAGPTGGTRLEWRVPLPVLGEPDRGSG; this is translated from the coding sequence GTGGACCGTCCGTCCGAAGCGGATTCCTCACCCGTGCCGCAGCTGCAGTTGGACGACCTGCTGGACGAGTTGCAGGCGCGGCTGGACATGGCCCGCGGGACCAGGGACCGGGTGCACGGCCTGCTGGAGGCGGTGCTGTCGGTGGGGAGAGAGCTGGAGTTGGGCCAGGTGCTCCAGCACATCGCTGAGGCCGCGATCGAGCTGGTGGACGCCGAGTACGGGGCCCTGGGGGTGATCGGCGAGGACCAGTGGCTGTCGCAGTCCATCCCGGTTGGCCTGAGCGATGAGCAGATCCGGCGGATCGGCCCGCTGCCGGCCGGGCACGGTCTCCTGGGCGAGCTGATCCACCGCCCCGAACCGCTGCGCCTGGCAGAGCTGTCCGAGCATCCGTCCTCCTACGGATTCCCGGCCCATCACCCCCCGATGCACAGCTTCCTCGGGGTGCCGATCCGGGTCCGGGAAAAGGTCTTCGGCAACCTCTACCTCACCGAGAAGCGCGGTGGCGGGGACTTCGACGCCGAGGACGAGTCCGTGCTCGCGACGCTGGCGGTGGCTGCCGGGGTGGCGATCGACAACGCCCGGCTGTACGCCCAGGCACAGCTGCGGGAGCGCTGGCTGCTGGCGACCGGCGAGCTCACCAACAGCCTCATGTCGGGGCACTCCCAGGAGGAGGTGTTGGAACTGCTGGTCGCCCGGGCCGGGGACATCGCCGGGGCCGACCTGACGGTCGTCGCCCTACCGCTTCCCGGTTCCGACGAACTGGAGGTCCAGGTCGCCGTCGGCACGGAGGCGCAGGCGCACCGAGGGTTGGTGCTGCCACTGGAGGGCTCCTTCGTGGGGGCGGCGGTCCGCAGTGGAGGGCTGGTCACCAGCGTCGATGTGGGCAAGGACCCGAGGATCACCGCGGGTCCGCCGCGTTGGGAGGGCCTTGGCCCGGCGGTGGCGGTGCCGATCGGTACGGCCGGGGGCGGTGTGCGCGGGGTGCTGATGTTGGCCAGGGCGGCCGGCCGCCCGGTGTTCGAGGCGGAGGAGTGCGCTCCGCTGCCGAGCTTCGCAGGGCAGGCGGCGGTGGCGATGGAACTCGCCGAGCGGCGACGGGACTCCGAGCAGGTCGCGTTGCTGGAGGAGCGCGACCGTATCGCCCGGGACCTGCACGACCAGGCGATCCAGCGGCTCTTCGCGACCGGGATGACCCTGCAGGGCGCGGCCCGCCTGATCGAGCACCCGGAGGCCGTCGAGCGGGTGCTGCGGGCCATCGATGATCTCGACGACACGGTGAAGACCATCCGGTCCACGATCTTCGGGCTGCGGGCCCGGCAATCCGGCCCGGCCGGCATCGGGTTGCGGGCTGACATGGTGGCGGCTGTCCAACGGGCCGCCGCCAGCCTGGGGTTCGCCCCGGCACTGCGGATGCAGGGATTGATCGACCTCAGGGTGTCCCCGGCGCTGGCCGAGGAGGTGCTGGCCGTTCTGGGGGAGGCGCTGTCGAACGTCGCCCGGCACGCCCGGGCCCGATCGGCGGAGGTGGTGCTGGCCGTAAACGGGGAGCTGGCGCTGACCGTCACCGACGACGGGGTCGGCCTGCCGGAGGGCGGGCGCCGCAGTGGCCTGGACAATCTCGCCGAGCGGGCGGCGAGGCTCGGCGGGGTGTTCCAGGCCGTCGCGGGCCCGACGGGTGGGACGCGTCTGGAATGGCGGGTGCCGCTGCCCGTGCTCGGCGAGCCGGACCGGGGTTCAGGGTGA
- a CDS encoding universal stress protein: protein MTDDVTAAPRIVVGVDGSDPSKAALWWAVREAGLIGGVVEAVAVWEYPTAWYGWTPPQAEVFDYEKNARRTLVESIDRAIGPDRPVEIHTRVVQGHPAAVLLDAARGARLLVVGNRGHGGFAQALLGSVGQHCAQHASCPVVIVRGPGEASND, encoded by the coding sequence ATGACTGATGACGTGACGGCTGCGCCGCGGATCGTGGTGGGCGTCGACGGATCGGACCCGTCCAAGGCGGCGCTGTGGTGGGCGGTGCGGGAGGCGGGGTTGATCGGCGGCGTGGTCGAGGCGGTCGCCGTCTGGGAGTACCCGACCGCCTGGTACGGCTGGACGCCTCCGCAGGCGGAGGTCTTCGACTACGAGAAGAACGCGAGAAGGACCCTCGTCGAAAGCATCGACCGGGCCATCGGCCCCGACCGGCCGGTGGAGATCCACACCCGCGTGGTCCAGGGCCACCCCGCCGCTGTGCTGCTGGACGCCGCCCGAGGCGCACGCCTGCTGGTCGTGGGCAACCGCGGCCACGGCGGATTCGCGCAGGCGTTGCTCGGCTCGGTCGGGCAGCACTGCGCGCAGCATGCCTCCTGCCCGGTCGTCATCGTGCGCGGCCCCGGTGAGGCGAGCAACGACTGA
- a CDS encoding TetR family transcriptional regulator, with protein MSGRGPRGERGEQADKIVAAARRSFATRGYAATSLRSVAQDAGVDPGLVHYYFQGKTALLEAVMQPPEAFGAAVAAAAEQPLHQRGRAFVQATLRLWEDPAPAEILRSIILTAAQEPAAMQRLRQLFSELVLAVVSHGLPDTERTLRASLIATQIVGMVMNRYIWQVGDIATLPADTVTDLLAPTIQHYLADPLPTTLRDHSGLG; from the coding sequence GTGAGTGGGCGAGGCCCCCGAGGAGAACGCGGAGAGCAGGCGGACAAGATCGTCGCCGCCGCCCGCAGATCCTTCGCCACCCGCGGCTACGCCGCGACCTCACTGCGCTCGGTCGCCCAGGACGCCGGCGTCGACCCCGGCCTGGTGCACTACTACTTCCAGGGCAAGACCGCGCTGCTGGAAGCGGTCATGCAGCCCCCCGAGGCGTTCGGCGCGGCCGTGGCCGCCGCGGCCGAACAGCCCCTGCACCAGCGCGGACGCGCGTTCGTGCAGGCCACCCTGCGCCTGTGGGAAGACCCTGCCCCCGCCGAGATCCTGCGCTCCATCATCCTCACAGCCGCCCAGGAGCCCGCCGCCATGCAGCGCCTGCGGCAGTTGTTCTCCGAACTGGTCCTGGCCGTCGTCTCCCACGGCCTGCCCGACACCGAACGCACCCTGCGCGCCAGCCTCATCGCCACCCAGATCGTCGGCATGGTCATGAACCGCTACATCTGGCAGGTCGGCGACATCGCCACCCTCCCCGCCGACACCGTCACCGACCTCCTGGCCCCCACCATTCAGCACTACCTCGCCGACCCCCTCCCCACGACGCTCCGTGACCACTCGGGGCTGGGCTGA
- a CDS encoding CocE/NonD family hydrolase, translated as MRTFKDEWVTASDGVRIRVDVYLPDGDGPFPALYAVAPYQKDLLYLPAVSMFRYIETGPIDYWTGHGYAVVVGDQRGTGRSEGEFALFGPAEQRDFHDTIEWIASLPWSTGKVSMIGESAYSVNQWLAAAQRPPHLTCALIYNGFTNLYHDAVYHGGIYSMGFLNFWSTDHLRAAATIGGGAPPRPGGITTDIIGTTLDRPVVDDWWEQRAVKVEDIDIPVLNIAWWYSVGLHLRGQLDGHERLKGTDKRLLVLAGGDSHERYYQTEFLDTYIRPWYDHWLKGIDNAVMDGPPIRIQVANSGSRPREESEWPPRRAVPTTLYLRPETAHAVGSLNDGSLSTTAPTQAGGQPTVHDYPNPEWTVGTTVITDGIPQPTRGILTFTTPPLEHDTEVTGKITLVLYAESDQTDTDFHVKISEQKAVPKLKAALMRKVAKNVPPPSAMVTRGWLKASHRTQPPQPIEPGTVIRYEIEIWPTSYLFPKGSRIRLEIANGDSPVADGLFHHYYGHQVGRDLIHHDADHPSHLVLPVIR; from the coding sequence ATGCGCACGTTCAAAGACGAGTGGGTCACGGCGTCCGACGGCGTCCGGATCCGCGTCGATGTGTACCTGCCTGACGGGGACGGCCCGTTCCCCGCGCTGTACGCGGTGGCGCCCTACCAGAAGGACCTGCTGTACCTGCCCGCCGTGTCGATGTTCCGGTACATCGAGACCGGTCCGATCGACTACTGGACCGGGCACGGCTACGCGGTCGTGGTCGGCGACCAGCGCGGCACCGGCAGGTCCGAAGGAGAGTTCGCGCTGTTCGGCCCCGCCGAACAGCGCGACTTCCACGACACCATCGAGTGGATCGCCTCCCTCCCCTGGTCGACCGGCAAGGTCTCGATGATCGGGGAGAGCGCCTACAGCGTGAACCAGTGGCTGGCCGCCGCGCAGCGCCCACCGCACCTGACCTGCGCCCTGATCTACAACGGGTTCACGAACCTCTACCACGACGCGGTCTACCACGGCGGGATCTACTCCATGGGGTTCCTCAACTTCTGGTCCACAGACCACCTCCGCGCCGCCGCCACCATCGGCGGCGGCGCCCCGCCCCGGCCCGGCGGCATCACCACCGACATCATCGGCACGACCCTGGACCGGCCCGTCGTCGACGACTGGTGGGAGCAGCGGGCGGTGAAGGTGGAGGACATCGACATCCCCGTCCTCAACATCGCCTGGTGGTACAGCGTCGGGCTGCACCTGCGCGGTCAACTCGACGGCCACGAGCGCCTCAAGGGCACCGACAAGCGGCTGCTCGTACTCGCCGGCGGCGACAGCCACGAGCGCTACTACCAGACCGAGTTCCTCGACACCTACATCCGCCCCTGGTACGACCACTGGCTCAAGGGCATCGACAACGCCGTCATGGACGGCCCTCCGATCCGTATCCAGGTCGCCAATTCCGGGAGCCGGCCGCGGGAGGAATCCGAATGGCCGCCCCGGCGCGCCGTGCCGACCACGCTCTACCTGCGCCCCGAGACCGCACACGCCGTCGGCTCACTCAACGACGGCAGCCTCAGCACGACCGCGCCCACCCAGGCGGGTGGGCAACCGACCGTCCACGACTACCCCAACCCCGAGTGGACGGTGGGCACCACCGTCATCACCGACGGCATCCCACAACCCACCCGCGGCATCCTCACTTTCACCACCCCACCCTTGGAACACGACACCGAGGTCACCGGGAAGATCACCCTGGTGCTGTACGCGGAGTCCGACCAGACCGACACCGACTTCCACGTCAAGATCTCCGAGCAGAAGGCCGTTCCGAAGCTCAAGGCGGCCCTGATGCGCAAGGTCGCCAAGAACGTGCCGCCACCCTCCGCGATGGTCACCCGCGGCTGGCTGAAGGCCTCCCACCGCACCCAGCCGCCCCAGCCGATCGAGCCGGGGACCGTCATCCGCTACGAGATCGAGATCTGGCCGACCTCCTACCTCTTCCCCAAGGGAAGCCGCATCCGCCTGGAGATCGCCAACGGCGACTCCCCGGTGGCCGACGGCCTGTTCCACCACTACTACGGCCACCAGGTGGGCCGCGATCTCATCCACCACGACGCCGACCACCCCTCCCACCTCGTCCTGCCCGTCATCCGCTGA
- a CDS encoding DUF6069 family protein has protein sequence MATASSSPRPSARRLTDIPARVLRPAAIGTGLLANLAYVIVLTDTAGYDLRTPAVFGRPAQSILISLVIAASVVPTLLGWGLLELLERRVPRRATAIWTSLAVLVLVGGLPYNGAGVTTTDQFLLALMHLIAGAAVIPAFVITSLRRS, from the coding sequence ATGGCCACCGCATCGTCCTCACCGAGACCATCCGCCCGCCGCCTCACCGACATCCCCGCCCGGGTGCTGCGACCAGCCGCCATCGGTACCGGTCTCCTCGCGAACCTCGCGTACGTGATCGTCCTCACCGACACCGCCGGGTACGACCTCAGGACTCCCGCCGTGTTCGGGCGGCCGGCCCAGTCCATCCTGATCAGCCTGGTGATCGCTGCCTCCGTCGTCCCGACGCTGCTCGGCTGGGGACTGCTGGAACTGCTGGAACGACGCGTCCCACGGCGGGCCACCGCCATCTGGACCTCGCTCGCGGTCCTGGTGCTCGTCGGCGGCCTTCCCTACAACGGCGCCGGTGTCACGACGACCGACCAGTTCCTGCTGGCCCTGATGCACCTGATCGCCGGCGCGGCGGTGATCCCCGCATTCGTGATCACGTCACTGCGCCGGTCCTGA
- a CDS encoding CBS domain-containing protein: MQHRTVHDVMTQGVVTARPDTPFKEVAGLFHRNDITAVPVVDDRDRPLGMVSEADLLRNEAVQPDPAGHSGAARLSPHERARAEAETAGALMTSPAITARPDWSIVEAARVMDREKVKRLPVVDEAGRLVGIVSRSDLLQIFLRHDAAIREEITHDVLGETLWLAPTAVEVTVHDGVVSLTGRVEQKSLIPIVERLCRSVDGVVAVHNALGHTVDDTGLDVGNPSSAA; encoded by the coding sequence ATGCAGCACCGCACCGTCCACGACGTGATGACCCAGGGGGTCGTCACCGCCCGGCCCGACACCCCGTTCAAGGAAGTCGCCGGGCTGTTCCACCGCAACGACATCACTGCCGTCCCCGTGGTCGACGACCGGGACCGCCCGCTCGGCATGGTCTCCGAAGCGGACCTGCTCCGCAACGAGGCCGTCCAGCCGGACCCCGCTGGTCACTCCGGCGCAGCCCGCTTGAGCCCTCACGAGCGTGCCCGCGCCGAGGCCGAGACCGCCGGTGCGCTGATGACCAGCCCCGCCATCACCGCCCGGCCCGACTGGAGCATCGTCGAGGCCGCCCGGGTGATGGACCGCGAGAAGGTCAAGCGGCTGCCCGTGGTCGACGAGGCCGGACGACTGGTCGGCATCGTCAGCCGCAGCGACCTGCTGCAGATCTTCCTGCGCCACGACGCCGCGATTCGCGAGGAGATCACCCACGACGTCCTCGGCGAGACGCTGTGGCTGGCCCCCACCGCGGTGGAGGTCACCGTGCACGACGGCGTCGTCAGCCTGACCGGTCGCGTCGAGCAGAAGAGCCTCATCCCGATCGTCGAACGACTCTGCCGCTCCGTCGACGGCGTCGTCGCCGTACACAACGCCCTCGGCCACACCGTCGACGACACCGGCCTCGACGTCGGAAACCCCTCGTCCGCGGCATGA
- a CDS encoding CBS domain-containing protein — translation MKHPHVSDVMTHTVIAVGRDAPFQEIVENMRKWRISALPVLAGDRHVVGVVSEADLLAREELREAVLPPSDRATDATRQQQAQAVTAGQLMSFPAITVHPDATTARAARAMVHARVKRLPVIDSEGHLVGVVSRGDLLKVYLRPDDDIAGDVHRALLAHPLPADASGINVEVEEGRVTLRGTVPEPSPIGVLDLLARSVPGVVDVRTLISVGPTAQADDGRSATTRGSGATQ, via the coding sequence GTGAAGCACCCGCACGTCAGCGACGTCATGACGCACACCGTGATCGCGGTGGGCCGCGACGCGCCGTTCCAGGAGATCGTGGAGAACATGCGCAAGTGGCGGATCAGCGCGCTGCCGGTGCTGGCCGGCGACAGACACGTGGTGGGCGTGGTGTCCGAGGCCGACCTGCTGGCCCGGGAGGAACTCAGGGAGGCCGTCCTGCCCCCGTCGGACCGCGCGACGGACGCGACCCGCCAGCAGCAGGCCCAGGCCGTGACGGCAGGGCAGCTGATGTCGTTCCCCGCGATCACCGTCCACCCCGACGCCACCACGGCCCGGGCCGCCCGCGCCATGGTGCACGCCCGCGTCAAGCGTCTGCCCGTGATCGACTCGGAGGGCCATCTCGTCGGCGTCGTCAGCCGCGGCGACCTGCTCAAGGTCTACCTGCGACCGGACGACGACATCGCGGGCGACGTGCACCGCGCACTGCTCGCCCACCCGTTGCCGGCCGACGCGTCCGGCATCAACGTGGAGGTCGAGGAGGGCCGGGTCACCCTGCGCGGCACGGTCCCGGAGCCCAGCCCGATCGGCGTCCTGGACCTGCTGGCCCGATCGGTACCCGGCGTCGTGGACGTGCGGACCCTCATCAGCGTCGGACCGACCGCGCAGGCCGATGACGGCCGGAGCGCGACCACCCGCGGCAGCGGAGCGACGCAATGA
- a CDS encoding cation-transporting P-type ATPase yields MADREPLAPQQASADSAEQPGSPDPREPLSVLLRDMRTSPQGLAAREAARRLTVYGPNMLARRGGRRWPRELAQQFTQPLALLLALAAVLAAATGAPALALAILAVIVLNALLAFAQEQQAERAVEALAAFLPDRAAAVRDGVRQEVEATALVPGDVLVVEEGSRICADARLLSGGVEVDLSALTGESVPVFRSAEFVDASGPLLQARELLFTGTTCTGGQAVGVVTATGMHTELGRIAALSQRTQREESPLEHQVKRVARLIAVIAVGVGVAFVPLGLASGLSLSATVAFAIGLLVANVPEGLLPTVTLALASGVRALARRGAVVKRLSAVETLGSTRVICTDKTGTLTENRMRVTTVWTPGGESDLGDAVPAAVPEQVHLLAAAAAACTTATSAVRGDGHSTGDPTELALLDLADRLGDLAPPEQRDQRRRAMFRFDPRIKLMTTADAENGGALVLHTKGAPEQLLLRADAVLDRGNERPLTPADRAQIIRTVGSLAERGLRVLAVSLRRLPAGQPPPGSREDAEQHLCLLGLVAMADPPRPEVAHAIELAHRAGITVHVVTGDNGLTAAAIAARVGIGHHGMRIVTGTELEAMSERELDTLLARGEEVIFARSSPEAKLRIADALRAAGNTIAMTGDGVNDAPALRRADIGIAMGRSGTDVARESATMVLTDDNFATIVAAVEAGRRTYDNIRKFIVYIFAHAVPEVVPFLVFALAGGMIPLPLTVMQILAIDLGTDTLPALALGRERAEPGLMDRPPRPRSEGVIQPAMLARAWGFLGLLSAVLVMGGYFLTLGRGGWHPGDPTGAGTALHHTYQQATTVTWLGIVACQIGTAFAVRTEHASLRSLGVFSNRYLLGGIAFSLTFAAALIYLPPLHSVFGTAALTPLQLATVLPFPFVVWGADELRRALLRHRTGQLPAPQPAPTAPALPEPATGTNGHHQLAVLLARHGWSAHRLSRALDVSEHTAADIVAHAHRVGAEHGRRAP; encoded by the coding sequence ATGGCCGACAGGGAGCCGCTCGCGCCGCAGCAGGCCTCGGCGGACAGTGCCGAGCAGCCTGGGTCACCCGACCCACGTGAGCCGCTGTCCGTGCTCCTGCGTGACATGCGGACCTCTCCACAGGGCCTGGCGGCGCGCGAGGCGGCACGCCGGCTGACCGTCTACGGGCCGAACATGCTGGCACGCCGTGGCGGCCGGCGCTGGCCCCGGGAGCTGGCACAGCAGTTCACCCAGCCGCTGGCGCTGCTGCTGGCCCTGGCCGCCGTCCTCGCCGCGGCCACCGGCGCACCGGCGCTCGCGCTGGCGATCCTGGCCGTGATCGTGCTCAACGCCCTCCTGGCCTTCGCGCAGGAGCAGCAGGCCGAGCGGGCGGTGGAGGCGCTGGCCGCGTTCCTGCCCGACCGGGCGGCGGCCGTGCGCGACGGGGTGCGTCAGGAGGTCGAGGCGACCGCTCTGGTGCCTGGTGACGTCCTGGTGGTGGAGGAAGGCAGCCGCATCTGTGCGGACGCCCGGCTGCTGTCGGGCGGGGTGGAGGTGGACCTCTCGGCACTGACCGGCGAGTCGGTCCCGGTGTTCCGGTCGGCCGAGTTCGTCGATGCCTCCGGCCCGCTGCTCCAGGCGCGCGAGTTGCTCTTCACGGGCACGACGTGCACCGGCGGGCAGGCGGTGGGGGTGGTCACCGCCACCGGGATGCACACGGAGCTGGGGCGGATCGCGGCGCTCAGCCAGCGCACGCAGCGCGAGGAGAGCCCGCTGGAGCACCAGGTCAAGCGGGTGGCGCGGCTGATCGCGGTGATCGCGGTGGGCGTGGGTGTGGCGTTCGTTCCGCTGGGTCTGGCCTCAGGGCTGTCGCTGTCGGCCACGGTGGCGTTCGCGATCGGCCTGCTGGTCGCCAACGTGCCGGAGGGCCTGCTGCCCACGGTCACCCTCGCCCTCGCCTCGGGTGTGCGCGCGCTGGCCCGGCGCGGTGCGGTGGTCAAGCGGCTGTCCGCCGTCGAAACACTCGGCTCGACCCGGGTCATCTGCACCGACAAGACCGGAACGCTGACCGAGAACCGGATGCGGGTCACCACTGTCTGGACCCCAGGGGGCGAGAGCGATCTGGGCGACGCCGTTCCCGCCGCTGTGCCGGAGCAGGTCCACCTGCTGGCCGCAGCGGCCGCCGCCTGCACCACTGCGACGTCTGCCGTCCGCGGGGACGGCCACTCCACCGGGGACCCCACCGAACTCGCACTGCTCGACCTCGCCGACCGCCTCGGCGACCTGGCTCCACCCGAACAACGTGACCAACGGCGCCGGGCGATGTTCCGCTTCGACCCGCGGATCAAATTGATGACCACCGCCGACGCCGAGAACGGCGGCGCCTTGGTCCTGCACACCAAGGGCGCACCGGAACAACTCCTCCTCCGCGCCGACGCCGTCCTCGACCGTGGGAACGAGCGCCCGCTCACCCCCGCCGACCGGGCTCAGATCATCCGCACCGTCGGCTCGCTGGCCGAACGCGGGCTGCGGGTCCTGGCGGTCTCCCTGCGTCGCCTACCAGCCGGGCAGCCGCCGCCCGGCAGCCGCGAGGACGCCGAGCAGCACCTCTGCCTCCTCGGGCTGGTCGCCATGGCCGACCCGCCACGCCCCGAGGTCGCCCACGCCATCGAGCTGGCGCACCGGGCCGGGATCACCGTGCACGTGGTCACCGGCGACAACGGCCTGACCGCCGCCGCCATCGCCGCGCGGGTCGGCATCGGCCACCACGGCATGCGCATCGTCACCGGCACCGAACTGGAGGCGATGAGCGAACGCGAACTGGACACCCTGCTCGCCCGCGGCGAGGAGGTGATCTTCGCCCGCTCCTCACCCGAAGCCAAACTGCGGATCGCCGACGCGCTGCGCGCCGCCGGCAACACCATCGCCATGACGGGAGACGGCGTCAACGACGCACCGGCCCTGCGCCGCGCGGACATCGGCATCGCGATGGGCCGGTCCGGTACGGACGTCGCCCGCGAGTCGGCGACCATGGTGCTCACCGACGACAACTTCGCCACCATCGTGGCCGCCGTCGAGGCGGGCAGGCGAACCTACGACAACATCCGCAAGTTCATCGTCTACATCTTCGCCCACGCCGTCCCCGAGGTCGTCCCGTTCCTGGTGTTCGCCCTGGCCGGCGGCATGATCCCACTCCCCCTGACAGTCATGCAGATCCTCGCCATCGACCTGGGCACCGACACCCTCCCCGCCCTCGCCCTGGGCCGGGAGAGGGCCGAACCCGGGCTGATGGACCGCCCGCCCCGCCCGCGCAGCGAAGGCGTCATCCAACCGGCGATGCTCGCCCGCGCCTGGGGATTCCTCGGACTGCTCTCCGCCGTCCTCGTCATGGGCGGCTACTTCCTCACCCTCGGCCGCGGCGGCTGGCACCCGGGCGACCCGACCGGAGCCGGCACCGCACTGCACCACACCTACCAGCAGGCCACCACCGTCACCTGGCTCGGCATCGTCGCCTGCCAGATCGGCACCGCCTTCGCCGTGCGGACCGAACACGCCTCGCTGCGCTCCCTCGGCGTGTTCAGCAACCGCTACCTGCTCGGCGGCATCGCCTTCTCCCTCACCTTCGCCGCCGCCCTCATCTACCTGCCGCCCCTGCACTCCGTCTTCGGCACCGCGGCCCTCACCCCGCTCCAGCTCGCCACCGTACTGCCCTTCCCGTTCGTCGTCTGGGGCGCCGACGAACTGCGCCGAGCCCTGCTGCGCCACCGCACCGGCCAACTCCCCGCACCGCAGCCCGCTCCAACGGCACCTGCTCTCCCCGAACCCGCAACCGGCACAAACGGCCACCACCAGCTGGCCGTGCTGCTGGCCCGCCACGGCTGGAGTGCCCACCGGCTCTCCCGTGCCCTGGACGTGAGCGAACACACGGCCGCCGACATCGTCGCCCACGCCCACCGGGTCGGCGCCGAGCACGGTCGGCGAGCACCGTGA
- a CDS encoding dsRBD fold-containing protein has protein sequence MNERTTTQPARTKQWTLRLDIFEEGDVTKVHAVLDTGDNTLHSQTAAQRNPHDDPVPEIGDEYAAGRALLDLGRQLINAGRADSWTDDSTPHD, from the coding sequence ATGAACGAGCGCACCACGACCCAACCGGCACGCACCAAGCAGTGGACCCTGCGACTCGACATCTTCGAGGAGGGCGACGTCACCAAGGTCCACGCCGTTCTCGACACCGGCGACAACACACTGCACAGTCAGACGGCTGCGCAACGCAACCCGCACGACGACCCCGTCCCCGAGATCGGCGATGAGTACGCGGCCGGCCGCGCCCTCCTCGACCTCGGCCGGCAACTGATCAACGCCGGCCGGGCCGACTCCTGGACGGACGACTCCACCCCGCACGACTGA
- a CDS encoding CBS domain-containing protein, giving the protein MTRQEVRVTAGTGFQEILTLLTEFDITAVPVVDTDDHPIGTSAHRHIGEQDAWAGPPYTALR; this is encoded by the coding sequence ATGACCCGCCAGGAAGTCCGTGTCACAGCCGGCACCGGCTTCCAGGAGATCCTGACCCTGCTCACCGAGTTCGACATCACCGCCGTCCCGGTGGTCGACACGGACGACCACCCGATCGGCACATCGGCACATCGACACATCGGCGAACAGGACGCCTGGGCGGGTCCGCCCTACACGGCCCTTCGGTAG